From a region of the Pseudomonadaceae bacterium SI-3 genome:
- a CDS encoding type VI secretion system contractile sheath large subunit yields MSTSAAAVESGKNLAELGILDRIIAETKLTPDDEAYDIAKRGVSAFIEELLKPQNEHEPVKKAMVDRMIAEIDAKLSRQMDEILHHQQFQTLESSWRGLKLLVDRTNFRENIKLEVLNASKQDLLDDFEDSPEVVQSGLYKHIYTAEYGQFGGQPVGALIANYFFDPSAPDIKTMQYVASVASMSHAPFIAAAGPKFFGLESFTGLPDLKDLKDHFEGPQFAKWQSFREQEDARYVGLTVPRFLLRNPYDPEDNPVKSFVYKENVANSHEHYLWGNTAYTFASRLTDSFAKFRWCPNIIGPQSGGAVEDLPLHHFESMGEIETKIPTEVLVSDRREYELAEEGFIALTMRKGSDNAAFFSANSAQKPKFFGNSEEGKNAELNYKLGTQLPYLFIVNRLAHYLKVLQREQIGAWKERTDLELELNKWIRQYVADQENPSSEVRSRRPLRAAQVVVSDVDGEPGWYRVSLNVRPHFKYMGADFTLSLVGKLDKE; encoded by the coding sequence ATGAGCACTAGCGCAGCAGCCGTCGAAAGCGGCAAGAACCTCGCCGAACTCGGCATTCTCGACCGCATCATCGCTGAAACCAAATTGACACCCGATGACGAGGCCTACGACATCGCCAAGCGCGGCGTGTCGGCTTTCATCGAAGAACTCCTCAAGCCACAGAACGAGCACGAGCCGGTCAAGAAGGCCATGGTCGACCGCATGATTGCGGAAATCGACGCCAAGCTCAGCCGTCAGATGGACGAGATTCTCCACCACCAGCAGTTCCAGACGCTGGAATCCTCCTGGCGCGGCCTCAAGCTGCTGGTCGATCGCACCAACTTCCGCGAGAACATCAAGCTCGAAGTCCTCAACGCGTCCAAGCAAGACCTGCTCGATGACTTCGAGGACAGCCCAGAGGTGGTCCAGTCCGGCCTGTACAAGCACATCTATACCGCTGAGTACGGCCAGTTCGGCGGCCAGCCGGTCGGTGCCCTGATTGCCAATTACTTCTTCGACCCGAGCGCACCGGACATCAAGACCATGCAGTACGTGGCCTCGGTCGCCAGCATGTCCCACGCCCCCTTCATCGCCGCAGCCGGTCCGAAGTTCTTCGGTCTGGAAAGCTTCACCGGCCTGCCGGACCTGAAGGATCTGAAAGATCACTTCGAAGGCCCGCAGTTCGCCAAGTGGCAAAGCTTTCGCGAGCAGGAGGATGCCCGTTACGTCGGCCTGACCGTACCGCGCTTCCTGCTACGTAATCCCTACGACCCGGAAGACAACCCAGTCAAATCCTTCGTCTACAAGGAAAACGTGGCCAACAGCCACGAGCATTATCTTTGGGGCAACACCGCGTACACCTTCGCCAGCCGTCTGACCGACAGCTTCGCCAAGTTCCGCTGGTGCCCGAACATCATCGGCCCGCAAAGCGGTGGCGCGGTGGAAGACCTACCGCTGCACCACTTCGAGAGCATGGGCGAGATCGAAACCAAGATTCCGACCGAAGTGCTGGTCTCCGACCGTCGTGAATACGAACTGGCCGAAGAAGGCTTCATCGCTCTGACCATGCGTAAGGGCAGCGACAACGCCGCGTTCTTCTCCGCCAACTCTGCGCAAAAGCCGAAGTTCTTCGGCAACAGCGAAGAAGGCAAGAACGCCGAACTCAACTATAAGCTCGGCACTCAGCTGCCTTACCTGTTCATCGTCAACCGCCTGGCGCACTACCTCAAAGTGCTGCAGCGCGAACAGATCGGTGCCTGGAAAGAGCGTACCGACCTGGAACTGGAACTGAACAAGTGGATTCGCCAGTACGTGGCCGACCAGGAGAACCCAAGCTCCGAAGTCCGTAGCCGTCGTCCGCTGCGCGCCGCGCAAGTCGTCGTCAGCGATGTCGACGGAGAGCCGGGCTGGTACCGCGTCAGCCTGAACGTGCGCCCGCACTTCAAGTACATGGGTGCCGATTTCACGCTGTCGCTGGTTGGCAAGCTGGACAAGGAATAA
- a CDS encoding type VI secretion system contractile sheath small subunit, producing the protein MAKEGSVAPKERINVTFKPATGGAQEELELPLKLMVLGDFTQRADHRKIEDRKPIAIDKNSFDEVLAKQELNLTFSVPNRLQDEPTDEELAVQLNINSMKDFNPANLVEQVPELKKLMELRDALVALKGPLGNAPAFRKAIESVLADDDSRDRVLGELGLAAKEQLDA; encoded by the coding sequence ATGGCCAAAGAAGGCTCGGTAGCCCCCAAAGAACGCATCAACGTCACCTTCAAGCCTGCCACCGGCGGCGCTCAGGAAGAACTCGAACTGCCACTGAAGTTGATGGTGCTCGGCGATTTTACCCAGCGCGCCGACCATCGCAAGATCGAGGACCGCAAGCCGATCGCCATCGACAAGAACAGCTTCGACGAGGTCCTGGCCAAGCAGGAGCTGAACCTCACTTTCTCGGTGCCGAATCGTCTGCAGGACGAGCCCACCGATGAAGAGCTGGCCGTACAGCTGAACATCAACTCGATGAAGGACTTCAACCCGGCCAACCTGGTCGAGCAGGTCCCCGAACTGAAAAAGCTGATGGAACTGCGCGACGCGCTGGTCGCCCTCAAGGGCCCGCTGGGTAACGCCCCGGCCTTCCGCAAAGCGATCGAAAGCGTACTCGCCGACGACGACTCGCGTGACCGCGTACTCGGTGAGCTGGGCCTCGCCGCGAAAGAACAGCTGGACGCCTGA
- a CDS encoding type VI secretion system protein TssA, with product MTFSSKLAAHVLAVAKAPITATGFAGDDVRYAAEYELLEQELGKAASLHASGSVDWDTVREGSESLLSTRTKDLRVAAWLTWSLYQRDSFLGLHAGLSMLGFFCHDHWDDIHPRKDRTRAAAITWLVPRMEQVLAEHVPMGEQLQLFEQITVELRSLESCLAAKLGTQAPLLLPLCRRLEEMVKRAGAAHPHPGAVGAAIAQVKQVAAQVFTAATPVEHDKDAHKSLRSLQDQARPLCGWWLKQKATDLKPLRLARTLLWLPIDCLPERNADQITALRGIPADKLASYRERFSQGLYADLLADLEASIARAPFWLDGQRLAWECLSELDAEQAMREVEIQLALFLQRMPGLEELRFHDGTPFADAETRAWISAQVMPHVQPAQAASESPTNRGGTTPVWEEALQEVLPHLRKDGLKSAVQKLKLGLNQARGGRERFYWQLALARLCLQAKKYDLAKTQLESLDQTLQATGLGDWEPDLALEVLRLLHSCCELLPQNHAVRESKDEIYRRLCHLDLEVVLD from the coding sequence ATGACGTTTTCAAGCAAGCTAGCCGCTCATGTATTGGCGGTAGCGAAAGCTCCTATCACGGCCACCGGCTTCGCGGGCGACGATGTTCGCTATGCCGCTGAATATGAGTTGCTGGAGCAGGAGCTTGGCAAGGCGGCGTCGCTACATGCCTCGGGGTCCGTAGACTGGGATACAGTGCGTGAAGGCAGCGAAAGCCTGCTGAGCACTCGGACTAAAGATTTACGTGTTGCGGCTTGGCTGACTTGGAGCCTGTATCAACGTGACTCGTTTCTCGGGTTGCATGCTGGCCTGTCCATGCTTGGCTTCTTTTGCCACGACCATTGGGACGACATCCATCCACGCAAGGACCGCACGCGTGCCGCTGCGATCACGTGGCTGGTTCCTCGGATGGAACAGGTGCTTGCCGAACATGTGCCGATGGGCGAACAACTTCAACTATTCGAGCAGATCACGGTCGAGCTACGCAGCCTCGAAAGCTGCCTAGCCGCGAAGTTAGGCACACAGGCCCCTCTTCTATTACCCCTATGTCGTCGGCTTGAGGAAATGGTCAAGCGAGCTGGCGCCGCGCATCCGCACCCTGGTGCTGTGGGCGCAGCTATAGCCCAGGTCAAACAGGTGGCTGCGCAAGTGTTCACGGCTGCAACACCGGTAGAGCACGACAAAGACGCCCATAAGAGCCTGCGCAGCCTGCAGGATCAGGCCAGACCGCTTTGCGGCTGGTGGCTCAAGCAAAAAGCTACCGATCTCAAGCCTCTGCGGCTGGCTCGCACTCTTCTGTGGCTACCCATCGACTGTCTCCCCGAACGCAACGCCGATCAGATCACCGCACTACGCGGCATCCCGGCAGACAAACTCGCCAGCTATCGCGAGCGCTTCTCGCAGGGCCTATACGCCGACTTATTAGCCGACCTAGAAGCCAGCATTGCCCGCGCGCCGTTCTGGCTCGATGGTCAGCGCCTGGCCTGGGAATGCTTGAGCGAGCTCGACGCCGAACAGGCAATGCGCGAGGTAGAAATCCAGCTCGCGCTCTTCCTGCAACGAATGCCGGGGCTAGAGGAGCTGCGCTTTCATGACGGCACACCCTTTGCCGACGCAGAAACTCGCGCCTGGATCAGCGCCCAAGTAATGCCTCATGTACAGCCCGCGCAGGCTGCAAGCGAATCGCCAACCAACCGGGGCGGTACTACGCCCGTCTGGGAAGAGGCGCTGCAGGAGGTACTTCCTCACTTACGCAAAGACGGCCTCAAAAGCGCCGTGCAGAAGCTCAAGCTCGGCCTCAACCAGGCACGCGGTGGGCGGGAGCGTTTCTATTGGCAACTGGCTTTGGCCCGGTTGTGCTTGCAGGCCAAGAAATACGACCTGGCCAAGACCCAACTCGAATCCCTCGATCAGACGCTACAGGCCACGGGCCTGGGCGACTGGGAACCCGATCTCGCCCTCGAGGTGCTGCGTCTGCTGCATAGCTGTTGCGAGCTGCTGCCGCAGAACCACGCCGTGCGTGAAAGCAAGGATGAGATTTACCGCAGGCTGTGCCACCTCGACCTCGAAGTGGTACTCGATTAG